A single region of the Rhodospirillales bacterium genome encodes:
- a CDS encoding DegQ family serine endoprotease: MRILLSIFTVMALFSIAPGSALAREAVPLGAPESFADLAEKLLPAVVNISSTQKAAEVPEGFPEMPEFPPGSPFEDFFEEFMNRHGNEQPALPAASLGSGFIIDAEKGYVVTNNHVIRDAEEVHVILQDDSKIKAEIVGRDEKTDLAVLKIETKKKLTQVDFGDSDALRVGDWIVAIGNPFGLGGTVTAGIISARQRDINSGPYDDFLQTDASINRGNSGGPMFDLSGKVIGVNTAIFSPSGGSVGIGFAIPSAMVKPVISQLIEYGKTRRGWLGVRIQTVTDEIAESLGLTKAHGALVASVTPGGPAEKAKLKAGDIITEFDGKDVEDMRSLPRIVAETPIDKKTELKYWRDGKEHKAKVVIGELEKAEENGLLETAQETKDIKGVDIDSVGITLSALTDKNREAFNVPDDVEGVAIVKVDPKGEAAEKGLGAGSIIVEINQQAVTTPQEAEDIIAKAVKSKRSSVLLLVSNEGEVRFVALKLKE; the protein is encoded by the coding sequence ATGCGCATCCTTCTTTCAATTTTCACAGTTATGGCCTTGTTTTCGATTGCGCCCGGCAGCGCGCTGGCACGTGAAGCCGTTCCTCTTGGCGCCCCGGAGAGTTTTGCCGATCTGGCCGAAAAGCTTTTGCCCGCCGTCGTCAATATTTCCTCGACCCAAAAAGCGGCTGAAGTGCCGGAAGGGTTTCCCGAAATGCCCGAATTCCCCCCGGGGTCCCCTTTTGAGGATTTCTTTGAAGAATTTATGAACCGTCATGGAAACGAACAACCGGCACTGCCGGCTGCCTCTTTGGGGTCCGGTTTCATTATTGATGCCGAAAAAGGTTATGTCGTCACAAATAACCACGTTATCCGCGACGCCGAGGAAGTCCACGTTATCCTGCAAGACGATTCCAAGATCAAAGCTGAGATTGTCGGACGGGACGAAAAAACGGATCTCGCCGTTCTCAAAATCGAAACCAAAAAGAAACTGACACAGGTTGATTTCGGAGACAGCGATGCCTTGCGCGTCGGAGACTGGATTGTCGCGATTGGGAATCCTTTCGGGCTTGGCGGCACAGTGACGGCCGGTATCATTTCCGCCCGCCAGCGGGATATCAATTCCGGCCCCTATGATGATTTCCTTCAAACGGACGCCTCTATCAACCGCGGGAATTCCGGCGGACCTATGTTTGATCTCTCCGGAAAGGTTATTGGCGTTAACACCGCGATTTTTTCTCCCTCCGGCGGCAGCGTTGGAATCGGCTTTGCCATTCCTTCCGCCATGGTGAAACCGGTTATTTCCCAGCTTATCGAATACGGGAAAACGCGCCGGGGATGGCTGGGCGTGCGTATCCAGACCGTTACGGATGAAATCGCGGAAAGCCTGGGACTTACAAAAGCGCACGGCGCGCTGGTCGCAAGCGTGACTCCCGGCGGACCTGCCGAAAAAGCGAAACTCAAGGCCGGAGATATCATTACGGAGTTTGACGGAAAAGATGTTGAAGACATGCGCTCTTTGCCCCGTATTGTCGCCGAAACGCCGATTGATAAAAAAACGGAGCTGAAATACTGGCGCGACGGCAAGGAACATAAAGCCAAGGTCGTGATCGGCGAACTGGAAAAAGCCGAAGAAAACGGCCTTCTGGAAACGGCGCAGGAAACAAAAGACATTAAAGGCGTCGATATAGACTCTGTGGGGATAACGCTCAGCGCCCTGACGGATAAAAACCGTGAGGCCTTTAACGTGCCCGACGATGTCGAAGGCGTAGCGATTGTCAAAGTCGATCCCAAAGGCGAAGCCGCTGAAAAGGGGCTGGGCGCAGGCAGCATTATCGTCGAAATTAATCAGCAGGCGGTCACCACGCCGCAGGAAGCCGAAGATATCATCGCAAAAGCCGTCAAGTCCAAGCGCTCTTCCGTTCTTCTTTTGGTCAGCAATGAGGGAGAAGTCCGCTTTGTGGCGTTGAAATTAAAGGAGTAA
- the miaA gene encoding tRNA (adenosine(37)-N6)-dimethylallyltransferase MiaA, giving the protein MPSKKTVHIIGGPTASGKSALALKLAAERNGVILNADSMQVYDALPILTAQPSEEDKEQAPHDLYGALHPNESCSAGNWREMVISRIAQILEEGHTPIVVGGSGLYLKALTEGLSPIPDIPEDIRRAAAARQKEMGNPAFHAALEKRDPVMARRFHPYHTARLVRAWEVLEATGKTLAEWQKHPRLRPPDAWKFEITLVLPERDTLRERCDQRFLRMLENGAAEEAEAFMERLDKGEVHESAPIVKALGFRALRDWISGQTSKEEAIEKASAQTRQYAKRQVTWFRNQVDPDKIV; this is encoded by the coding sequence ATGCCGTCTAAGAAAACCGTCCATATTATCGGCGGTCCTACGGCAAGCGGGAAATCGGCGCTGGCATTAAAGCTTGCGGCGGAACGAAACGGCGTCATCCTGAACGCGGATTCCATGCAGGTCTATGATGCCCTGCCCATCCTTACGGCCCAGCCTTCGGAGGAAGATAAGGAACAGGCGCCGCACGATCTTTATGGCGCGCTTCATCCCAACGAATCCTGCAGCGCCGGAAACTGGCGGGAAATGGTTATCTCGCGGATTGCACAAATTCTGGAAGAAGGCCACACCCCTATTGTCGTTGGGGGATCGGGGCTCTATCTCAAAGCCTTAACCGAAGGACTCTCTCCCATCCCCGATATTCCCGAAGATATCCGCCGGGCCGCTGCCGCGCGGCAAAAGGAAATGGGCAACCCGGCCTTTCATGCGGCACTTGAAAAACGCGATCCGGTGATGGCTAGGCGCTTTCACCCTTATCACACCGCGCGTCTGGTGCGGGCGTGGGAAGTGCTGGAAGCTACGGGAAAAACGCTGGCCGAGTGGCAAAAACATCCCCGCCTGCGCCCGCCGGACGCATGGAAATTCGAGATCACGCTGGTCCTGCCGGAACGGGACACGTTGCGGGAGCGTTGCGACCAGCGTTTTCTCCGGATGCTGGAAAACGGCGCTGCGGAAGAAGCCGAAGCCTTCATGGAACGCCTGGACAAAGGGGAGGTCCATGAAAGCGCGCCGATCGTAAAAGCCTTGGGATTCCGTGCCTTACGGGACTGGATTTCCGGACAAACGTCCAAAGAAGAGGCTATAGAAAAGGCCAGCGCCCAAACCCGCCAATACGCCAAGCGCCAGGTCACATGGTTTCGCAATCAGGTGGATCCGGACAAGATCGTGTAA
- a CDS encoding dihydrofolate reductase, which translates to MLSLIVAAAENNVIGKDNQMPWHISEDFKHFKEVTMGKPCIMGRKTYESILAQLGKALPGRTSIVVSRSGFKHEGALTCASLEEAVSKAEDISEGEIMVVGGAQIYEQALPLAQRIYLTRVHQSPEGDAFFPALGTEWTETAREDHKGFSFVTLEKT; encoded by the coding sequence ATGTTAAGTCTCATCGTTGCAGCGGCGGAAAACAACGTCATTGGCAAAGACAATCAAATGCCGTGGCATATTTCCGAAGATTTCAAGCATTTCAAAGAAGTGACAATGGGAAAGCCCTGCATCATGGGCCGTAAAACCTATGAGAGCATTCTGGCACAGCTTGGCAAAGCGCTGCCGGGGCGGACTTCCATCGTGGTCAGCCGCTCCGGTTTCAAACATGAAGGCGCCCTCACCTGCGCCTCTCTGGAAGAGGCCGTTTCAAAAGCCGAAGACATATCCGAGGGGGAAATAATGGTCGTTGGCGGGGCGCAGATATATGAACAGGCCCTCCCGCTGGCACAGAGGATTTACCTCACGCGCGTGCATCAATCACCCGAGGGCGATGCCTTTTTTCCCGCCCTTGGAACGGAATGGACCGAAACGGCCCGCGAAGATCATAAAGGGTTTAGTTTTGTAACGCTGGAGAAGACTTAA
- a CDS encoding alpha/beta hydrolase, translated as MQAIIFHGTKGSPEINWFPWLKDKLDAEGWEAWIPAMPTPENQSPDSWLAALKEQVTDYSQPQALIGHSLGATFVLHLLESGICKTDKTVLVSPVLDKIGKPEYDTLNAPFIKKSFYWETIGQNAGDVFILHGDDDPYVPPEQARQLGQHLHTTPRLIQGGGHLNAESGYTELPLLLDILDAV; from the coding sequence ATGCAGGCGATTATTTTTCACGGGACCAAGGGATCACCGGAAATAAACTGGTTTCCGTGGCTTAAAGACAAGCTTGACGCGGAAGGATGGGAAGCATGGATTCCAGCCATGCCCACACCGGAAAATCAGTCGCCGGACAGCTGGCTGGCAGCCCTGAAAGAGCAGGTTACGGATTATTCGCAGCCGCAGGCCCTGATCGGCCACAGCCTCGGGGCGACCTTTGTGCTGCACCTGCTTGAAAGCGGCATCTGCAAAACAGATAAAACCGTTCTGGTCAGCCCCGTTCTGGATAAAATCGGAAAGCCCGAATACGACACGCTGAACGCGCCCTTTATCAAGAAATCCTTCTACTGGGAAACGATCGGCCAAAATGCCGGCGACGTTTTTATCCTGCATGGCGACGACGACCCTTATGTGCCGCCGGAACAGGCCAGACAACTCGGGCAACACCTCCATACAACACCCCGCCTGATTCAAGGCGGCGGGCACCTGAACGCCGAAAGCGGCTACACGGAGCTGCCGCTCCTCCTCGATATTCTAGATGCCGTCTAA
- the hflK gene encoding FtsH protease activity modulator HflK encodes MPDGNGKNPWGNGGNGGGYRGGGQGPQQPDLDEMLRKAQDGFKDALPGNMDNKKIFLIALILGLALWLASGFYIVNPGENAVIQRFGAWNRTKSTEGLGYHLPTPLESATKINVTEIRRINIGFAEGYARGTRGQTQDVPEESLMLTSDRNIVDLDLVVQWDIRSAEDYLFNIQDQENTIKKVAESAIREAVGQTRMFSILTKGRDQVAQHTREIIQRNLDEYKSGVDIKQVLIQQAEVHPDVQAAFQDVQSAKQDAEDTQNKARAYREDILPKARGSAIQIIQKAEGYKQSAVAKATGDAERFNAVHQAYLDGKDVTKERIYIETMEEILQNARKIILDSSGDQGVVPYLPLSELKKKGEK; translated from the coding sequence ATGCCGGATGGAAATGGAAAAAACCCTTGGGGAAACGGTGGAAACGGCGGCGGTTACCGCGGCGGGGGGCAAGGACCGCAGCAACCGGATCTGGATGAAATGCTGCGCAAGGCGCAGGATGGATTCAAGGATGCTTTGCCCGGCAATATGGACAACAAAAAGATCTTTCTCATCGCGCTCATACTGGGACTGGCGCTTTGGCTCGCCAGCGGGTTTTATATCGTCAATCCGGGTGAAAATGCCGTGATCCAGCGCTTTGGCGCCTGGAACCGGACAAAATCGACAGAAGGGCTGGGCTATCACCTGCCAACCCCGCTGGAAAGCGCGACCAAGATTAATGTAACGGAAATCCGGCGAATCAATATCGGGTTTGCGGAGGGGTACGCCCGCGGGACAAGGGGTCAGACGCAGGACGTGCCGGAAGAAAGCCTGATGCTGACCTCCGACCGGAATATCGTCGATCTGGACCTTGTCGTCCAGTGGGACATCCGCTCCGCCGAAGACTACCTGTTCAATATTCAGGATCAGGAAAATACCATCAAAAAAGTCGCGGAAAGCGCCATTCGGGAAGCCGTCGGCCAGACCCGCATGTTTTCGATCCTCACCAAAGGACGCGATCAGGTGGCGCAGCATACCCGTGAAATCATCCAGAGAAATCTGGACGAGTACAAGTCCGGGGTCGACATCAAACAGGTTCTGATCCAGCAGGCGGAAGTCCATCCCGACGTGCAGGCAGCCTTCCAGGATGTCCAGTCCGCCAAGCAGGACGCGGAAGACACGCAAAACAAGGCACGCGCCTACCGCGAAGATATCCTGCCCAAGGCCCGCGGTTCCGCGATCCAGATAATCCAGAAAGCGGAAGGGTACAAACAGTCCGCCGTTGCCAAGGCGACAGGGGACGCCGAACGGTTTAACGCCGTCCACCAGGCTTATCTGGACGGAAAAGACGTGACCAAGGAGCGTATTTACATTGAAACGATGGAAGAAATTTTACAAAACGCCCGGAAAATTATTCTGGATTCCTCCGGCGATCAGGGGGTTGTGCCTTATCTGCCCCTGAGCGAACTTAAAAAGAAAGGCGAAAAATAA
- a CDS encoding DUF2065 domain-containing protein: MGSLSEHLLLAFALIFVIEGLIYALFPDFIRKMMAIALMSDIANLRLYGLGMAGFGVCLLWLFKSVLLT, encoded by the coding sequence ATGGGCAGCCTGAGCGAGCATCTCCTCCTTGCCTTTGCCCTGATTTTTGTCATTGAGGGCCTCATTTATGCCCTTTTTCCGGACTTTATTCGGAAAATGATGGCTATTGCCCTGATGTCCGATATCGCGAATCTGCGGCTTTACGGACTGGGCATGGCCGGATTTGGTGTTTGCCTCCTCTGGCTCTTCAAATCGGTTTTGTTGACCTGA
- the ilvN gene encoding acetolactate synthase small subunit has product MAHKKIKIGTQSVYGSSPELEEIEIHTLSVLVDNEPGVLARVIGLFSGRGYNIESLTVAETDHVQNLSRITIVSSGTPMVIEQIKNQLDRLVPVHKVSDLTIEGAHVERELALVKVTGEGEKRIEALRSADIFRARVVDSTIESFVFEVTGPSEKIDAFIDLMRPLGLVDVSRTGAAAMSRGQTEI; this is encoded by the coding sequence ATGGCACATAAAAAAATAAAAATCGGCACCCAGAGCGTTTACGGGTCCAGCCCGGAACTGGAAGAGATCGAGATCCATACGCTCTCCGTTCTGGTGGACAATGAACCGGGCGTTCTGGCGCGGGTCATCGGCCTGTTTTCCGGACGCGGCTATAACATTGAAAGCCTGACCGTCGCGGAAACGGATCATGTCCAGAATCTCTCCCGCATTACCATCGTCAGTTCCGGCACGCCGATGGTGATTGAACAGATTAAAAACCAGCTCGACCGGCTTGTTCCCGTCCACAAAGTCTCCGACCTCACCATCGAAGGCGCGCATGTGGAAAGGGAGCTCGCACTGGTCAAAGTTACAGGAGAAGGGGAGAAGCGTATCGAAGCCCTGCGGTCTGCAGATATTTTCCGCGCCCGCGTTGTGGATTCAACGATTGAATCCTTTGTTTTCGAAGTCACGGGCCCTTCGGAAAAAATAGATGCTTTTATCGATCTTATGCGCCCGCTGGGACTGGTGGATGTCAGCCGTACCGGCGCCGCCGCGATGTCGCGCGGCCAGACTGAAATTTAA
- the hflC gene encoding protease modulator HflC has product MGNNKITILVMVAALALIVVSQSLFSVDQRAQAIVLQLGQPIGEPREPGLHFKIPLVQEVRYFDRRILPVDPTPKQMVISSSLIEKRDSGAPESEVPENEAEAASTETAPEAASKETATSIIEDVSGEPIIVDTFARYKIIDPLQFLKTLSSIDRANARLENILEDATRTVMGVTTLRELLSSKRQNVMESIRARVNRKIKQDKLGIEIVDVRIVRADLTHDLRDSTVRRMISELKERATETRSKGEERGLEIRSTADKERVVILANSARDAQIIRGEGDKESIRIYADAFNKDKEFYGFIRSMEAYKKTLADPDTQLVLSPDSEFFKYFGAK; this is encoded by the coding sequence ATGGGCAATAACAAAATAACCATTCTTGTCATGGTGGCCGCTCTGGCTTTGATTGTCGTCTCCCAGTCCCTGTTCTCCGTTGACCAGCGCGCGCAGGCCATCGTTTTGCAACTGGGACAGCCTATCGGGGAGCCGCGAGAACCGGGGCTTCATTTTAAAATCCCGCTTGTTCAGGAGGTCCGCTATTTCGACCGGCGCATCCTGCCCGTCGACCCCACACCCAAGCAAATGGTGATTTCAAGTTCCTTGATTGAAAAAAGGGATTCCGGCGCCCCTGAATCCGAAGTCCCTGAAAATGAAGCGGAAGCGGCATCAACGGAAACAGCACCAGAAGCGGCGTCAAAAGAAACGGCAACCTCCATCATCGAAGATGTCAGCGGGGAACCCATTATTGTCGACACGTTTGCCCGTTACAAAATTATCGACCCGCTCCAGTTTTTGAAAACATTAAGCAGTATCGACCGCGCCAACGCCCGTCTGGAAAATATTCTGGAAGACGCCACGCGGACCGTTATGGGGGTCACGACCCTGCGCGAGCTCTTATCGTCGAAGCGTCAAAACGTGATGGAATCCATTCGCGCCCGTGTGAACCGCAAGATCAAACAGGACAAACTGGGAATTGAAATTGTGGACGTGCGCATTGTGCGTGCGGACTTAACGCACGATCTGCGGGATTCTACCGTGCGCCGGATGATTTCCGAACTCAAGGAGCGCGCCACGGAAACCCGCTCCAAAGGGGAAGAGCGGGGCCTTGAAATCCGCTCCACGGCGGACAAGGAACGTGTCGTCATCCTTGCGAATTCTGCGCGGGACGCCCAGATCATTCGCGGGGAAGGCGATAAGGAATCCATCAGGATTTACGCCGATGCCTTCAACAAGGATAAAGAATTTTACGGTTTTATCCGTTCTATGGAAGCTTATAAAAAGACGCTGGCCGATCCGGACACGCAGCTTGTCCTCTCGCCGGACAGCGAATTTTTCAAATATTTCGGCGCAAAGTAG
- a CDS encoding acetolactate synthase 3 large subunit, translating to MTTATAKDKANPAAPKQHKISGADMVIKALTEQGVDTIFGYPGGSVLPLYDAIFQQKKIKHILCRHEQGAAHAAEGYARSTGKVGVVLVTSGPGATNAVTGLTDALLDSIPMVCICGQVPTFLIGNDAFQEADTTGITRPCTKHNYLVKDVGKLSNIIHEAFHIARTGRPGPVVIDLPKDVQFAESVYTPRKETIRHSYKPQTEPDMAKIKDAVALIAKAKKPVFYTGGGIINAGPEASKILTELVQITGHPITSTLMGLGAYPASDKQWLGMLGMHGTYEANLAMHDCDVMVCIGARFDDRVTGNTKSFSPKSTKIHIDIDASSINKNIHVDLPIVADAGLALKAMLEVWKDKGYEPDTAAQVAWWKKINEWRAKNCLAYKNSSTIIKPQFALERLREHLAKETREIFITTEVGQHQMWAAQFLPFDKPNHWMTSGGLGTMGYGLPAAVGVQTAHPDALVIDVAGEASIQMTIQELSTAVQYHLPLKVFIMNNHWMGMVRQWQELLHGERYSESYTAALPDFVALAQAYGGVGLRAKTPDELDGVIEEMMNTDRVTLVDVCVDQTENCFPMIPSGKAHNEMILSPDAEKFDKKLV from the coding sequence ATGACAACCGCAACAGCCAAAGACAAAGCCAACCCCGCCGCGCCAAAACAGCATAAGATCTCCGGAGCCGACATGGTGATTAAAGCCCTGACGGAACAGGGCGTGGATACGATTTTCGGTTATCCCGGCGGCTCCGTCCTTCCGCTGTATGACGCCATTTTCCAACAAAAGAAAATTAAACATATTCTATGCCGGCATGAACAGGGAGCCGCCCACGCGGCCGAAGGCTATGCCCGCTCAACCGGAAAAGTGGGCGTTGTTCTGGTCACATCCGGTCCGGGGGCCACGAACGCCGTTACGGGCCTGACCGATGCCCTGCTGGATTCTATCCCGATGGTGTGTATCTGCGGACAGGTTCCCACCTTCTTAATCGGGAATGACGCTTTTCAGGAAGCCGACACAACAGGCATCACCCGCCCCTGCACAAAGCACAACTATCTGGTGAAAGACGTTGGAAAACTTTCCAACATTATCCATGAAGCATTTCACATTGCCCGCACAGGCCGCCCCGGCCCGGTTGTCATTGACCTGCCGAAGGATGTCCAGTTTGCGGAAAGTGTCTACACCCCGCGCAAGGAGACCATCCGGCACAGCTATAAACCGCAAACCGAGCCGGATATGGCCAAAATTAAAGATGCGGTTGCGCTGATCGCCAAGGCTAAAAAACCGGTCTTTTACACGGGAGGCGGCATTATCAATGCAGGCCCGGAAGCGAGTAAAATCCTGACAGAGCTCGTCCAGATCACGGGGCATCCGATTACCTCCACCCTGATGGGGCTGGGGGCCTACCCGGCCAGTGACAAACAATGGCTGGGCATGCTGGGCATGCACGGCACATATGAAGCCAATCTGGCCATGCATGATTGTGACGTGATGGTCTGCATCGGCGCCCGTTTTGATGACAGGGTCACCGGCAATACAAAATCCTTTTCCCCAAAATCGACCAAAATTCATATTGATATTGATGCCAGTTCGATCAATAAAAACATTCATGTGGACCTGCCCATCGTGGCAGATGCGGGGCTGGCGCTCAAAGCCATGCTGGAAGTCTGGAAAGACAAAGGATACGAACCCGACACGGCGGCCCAGGTCGCATGGTGGAAGAAAATCAACGAATGGCGAGCCAAAAACTGCCTTGCCTACAAAAACAGCAGCACAATTATCAAGCCCCAATTTGCGCTGGAGCGCTTGCGGGAACATCTTGCAAAAGAAACGCGGGAGATTTTCATTACCACGGAAGTCGGACAGCACCAGATGTGGGCGGCGCAATTCCTTCCTTTCGACAAGCCGAACCACTGGATGACCTCCGGCGGCCTTGGCACGATGGGATACGGCCTGCCTGCGGCCGTCGGGGTACAAACCGCCCATCCCGATGCCCTCGTGATTGACGTGGCGGGAGAAGCCTCCATCCAGATGACCATTCAGGAACTTTCGACGGCCGTGCAGTACCACCTGCCCCTGAAGGTCTTTATTATGAACAATCACTGGATGGGGATGGTCCGCCAATGGCAGGAACTCCTCCACGGGGAGCGTTACTCGGAAAGCTATACCGCCGCGCTGCCTGATTTTGTGGCGCTGGCGCAGGCTTATGGCGGCGTGGGATTGCGCGCAAAAACGCCAGATGAACTGGACGGCGTGATCGAGGAAATGATGAACACCGACCGTGTCACTCTGGTCGATGTATGCGTCGATCAGACGGAAAACTGCTTCCCGATGATCCCCTCCGGCAAGGCCCACAACGAAATGATCCTCTCGCCGGACGCTGAAAAATTCGATAAAAAACTGGTCTAA
- a CDS encoding Mrp/NBP35 family ATP-binding protein, whose protein sequence is MSSIKWNPPPEKPQNPKLDLPIRKIIAVGSGKGGVGKSTVAFNLACALAKSGQKAGLLDADIYGPSVPKLTGLSGQGPSQKDGKLIPLEAHGLKAMSIGFLVEEGKALIWRGPMIHKALFQMLQDVAWGTDAKPLDVLVIDLPPGTGDVQLTLAQKVRLDGAVIVSTPQDLALADARRAVEMFRTTGVPILGLIENMSTHICSNCGHEEHIFGHGGAQEEASKLNVPFLGEIPLSAGIREKSDRGEPAQAERFQEIADRLKSSPALQN, encoded by the coding sequence ATGAGTTCCATAAAGTGGAATCCGCCGCCGGAAAAACCGCAAAACCCGAAGCTGGATTTGCCCATTCGGAAAATCATTGCGGTCGGCTCCGGCAAAGGGGGTGTGGGAAAATCCACCGTGGCGTTCAATCTGGCGTGCGCGCTGGCCAAAAGCGGTCAAAAGGCCGGGTTGCTGGATGCCGATATCTACGGTCCCTCTGTGCCGAAACTCACGGGCTTGTCAGGACAAGGGCCTTCGCAAAAAGACGGGAAATTAATCCCGCTCGAAGCGCACGGCCTGAAGGCAATGTCGATCGGCTTTTTGGTCGAAGAGGGCAAGGCGCTCATCTGGCGCGGCCCGATGATCCACAAAGCGCTTTTCCAGATGTTGCAGGATGTGGCATGGGGCACGGACGCCAAGCCGCTGGACGTTCTGGTGATCGATTTGCCGCCCGGTACGGGCGATGTCCAGTTGACGCTGGCGCAAAAAGTGCGGCTGGACGGCGCGGTGATTGTTTCGACCCCGCAGGATCTGGCTCTGGCGGATGCGCGGCGGGCGGTCGAAATGTTCCGGACAACAGGCGTGCCGATCCTCGGTCTCATAGAGAATATGAGCACCCATATCTGTTCAAATTGCGGGCATGAGGAGCATATCTTTGGCCATGGCGGCGCACAGGAAGAGGCTTCGAAACTAAACGTACCGTTTTTGGGTGAGATTCCTTTAAGCGCCGGGATCAGGGAGAAATCGGACAGGGGCGAACCGGCGCAGGCAGAGCGTTTTCAGGAGATCGCGGACCGGCTTAAGTCTTCTCCAGCGTTACAAAACTAA
- the ilvC gene encoding ketol-acid reductoisomerase yields the protein MHVYYDKDCNLDLIKDKNIVVIGYGSQGHAHAKNLRDSGCRNVRIALRPESASNEKAQDADFETMDVSEAARWADIMMMATPDELQKDIYYAHLHDNMKEGAALAFAHGLNIHFKLIEPRSDLDIFMVAPKGPGHTVRGEYQKGGGVPCLIAVHQNATGNAKDIALAYASGVGGGRSGIIETTFKDECETDLFGEQAVLCGGMTALIQAGYETLVEAGYPPEMAYFECLHETKLIVDLIYEAGLANMRYSISNTAEFGDYTRGPRIITAETKKEMKKILEEIQSGKFVEEFLGGNKEGLTRLKELRAQAAAHPIEKVGQDLRGMMPWIGKNRLVDKNKN from the coding sequence ATGCATGTTTACTACGATAAAGACTGCAACCTTGATCTGATCAAAGACAAAAATATTGTGGTGATCGGCTATGGGTCGCAGGGGCATGCCCACGCGAAAAACCTGCGGGATTCCGGCTGCCGGAATGTCCGGATCGCCCTGCGCCCCGAAAGCGCCTCGAACGAAAAAGCGCAGGATGCCGACTTTGAAACAATGGACGTTTCCGAAGCTGCTAGGTGGGCGGACATCATGATGATGGCCACGCCGGACGAGCTGCAGAAAGACATCTATTACGCGCATCTTCATGACAACATGAAAGAGGGCGCGGCGCTCGCTTTTGCGCACGGATTGAACATTCATTTCAAACTGATCGAACCGCGGTCTGACCTCGATATTTTCATGGTGGCCCCGAAAGGTCCCGGCCATACGGTGCGGGGCGAATATCAAAAAGGCGGCGGCGTGCCCTGCCTGATTGCGGTTCATCAGAATGCCACCGGAAACGCCAAGGATATTGCTCTGGCCTACGCCAGCGGGGTTGGCGGCGGACGCTCCGGCATCATTGAAACGACCTTCAAGGATGAATGCGAAACCGATCTTTTCGGGGAACAGGCCGTTTTATGCGGCGGCATGACAGCCCTTATCCAGGCCGGTTACGAAACCCTTGTCGAAGCGGGCTATCCGCCGGAAATGGCTTATTTTGAGTGCCTGCACGAAACCAAGCTGATCGTGGACCTGATCTATGAAGCCGGGCTGGCAAATATGCGCTACTCCATCTCCAACACGGCGGAATTTGGCGATTACACGCGCGGCCCGCGCATTATCACCGCGGAAACCAAAAAGGAAATGAAAAAGATCCTCGAAGAAATCCAGTCCGGAAAATTCGTGGAGGAATTTCTGGGCGGAAACAAAGAGGGCCTGACCCGTTTGAAAGAACTGCGCGCCCAGGCGGCGGCTCACCCGATCGAAAAAGTCGGTCAGGATCTTCGCGGCATGATGCCCTGGATCGGCAAGAACAGGCTGGTCGATAAAAACAAAAATTAA